TATGCGAAGGTCGCAGGCGTCAGCGTTGAGTTTATCTCGGGGGTCTGTAATTGGCCCTTTGTTGTTGTTAGCGTCGCTTGTCGAGATACGACGAGACTTCCGTGTGTCCAGCAACGTCCGGAGGTCTTTGTGCTTGGGACCGCTATCATTTTCGGACTCAAACTTCCGCTTCAGGACGTCTCTCAGATCTCCGAGTACAGGCGCATCGTCGTTATCGTCGTCGGACGACGAAGATTGCCGAGAGAGTATAACCTCGATGCGTCTGCGATTAGCAGGATGCTCTTCGTCGGCGGAGGAGTCTCCCTCACCGTTATCCTTCGGGGTTTCCTCCTCGTCGTTGAGCGTCGTTTTTTCGACCTTTGCCAGTGGCTTTGCGCTGGTCTCTTCTTTCCttgttcttgctccagctcttgcCATTCTTTGGTTTAGCTTTCAAGGGTTCGAACTTAAATTCACCGCTCGCAAGTGACGAGAGATAATGAGCTTAGAGTGATTTGCATTCTGTGGTATCATGTCCCTTGAAGTCGTGATATTTGCAATGCTTGGTGAGATCGACGGTCCTGAAAGGCCCCGCTGCTGACCCGGCTTCGGCTGTAGGTTGGGTGGTGCAAACAGTATCGACTGGTTCGTCGGGCGAATTTTTCTCCCTTACCCACTTGTTCCATCCCTCGCCGCGGACTACGAGAGTTGAAACCGGCACGTTGTTCTCGTTGACGACATACATGTATCCGTCTTTGCGGCCCTTTTTGTCGGTTGGAGCATGCTGGCGCGGTTCTTGTCGCGTGTTGGCGTTTTTAGCCGCTGGCGCTTTGGGTGCGTTCATCTTGCTGAGAATGGCGTTagtatcttcttccattcggaTGAAGTTGTCAGATCGCGCGATAGCGTCCTGGAGCGACGTAGTTGGGTTTTGGTATAAATCCTCTCGGAATTTAGAACGAACCCACAATGTGTTCCGCAAGGCGTCAACGGCGATACCGTCTGGAATGTCAATCCTTGAGACTACGGTtttgaacttctccatgtagtcgcgaagaCTCTGGTCTTTGGTTTGGTTGAGGTTCCACAAGCTAGAGGCAGTAGCGCTGCGCTTGGTGAACATAATGTAAGTCTTGAGAAAAGCTGCCGACAAGTCGCGGAAACTTTCGATGGAGTTTTCTTCTAACTGGGAAAACCAGGTTAGCGCTTGCTCGTGGAGAGTTTCGACGAACAGTTGGCAGTAGCCTGCGTCCCTTTCTTCTTCTGGGAGTCGAGCCCGTGCCATCGCAATGTTGAAAGCTGTCATGTGCTCCACCGGGTCTCCGCCGGGTTTGTACTCGGGTAGGCgcagtttttctatttttctgagTTGGACACTGGTCAGAGCACTAGTAAACGGAGTGCGTGAGGTTGCGGCGAGGACGCTCTCGATTTGCGGGGCCGCGCTGGTTACTTGATGGATCTTCTCGCTCATTTGTTGGAAACTGAGTTTGAGCTCGGCGAGCTCGCGTATGGTTGCCATATCAGAACCTACCGGTGGGTGGTCGGCGAGAAGGGTTTCGTTAGGCTCGGAGTCGTCTGAAAGATGTTCGCCTCCGGTCGCTGTCGGGTTGGTGTTAAAGAGGCGACGGCGTATCTGCTGGGGACGGCTTGTTTGGCCGTCGGGAGCTGTGAGGGCCGCGACCAGAGCAGCTAACTGGTCGTTGTTCGTCTTTTGGACTTCGTCTTGATGAGCAAGTCGAGCCATGATAGAGCTCATGAAATCTGTGGTGATGGGCGGCGCGGCTTCGGGCGTTGGGGTTGGTTCGCCGCCTGGAGCGCCGAGGGTGGAGTTGTTTTGAACCATGTAGATCTAGAACGTTACTTTAGTCGACCCCACGGTGGGTACCAATTGTTTGTGCAGGATTCGGTTTGATGAACGTAGGAATGTGGTGACTAAAGACGTTTTTATTAGAATCAAACAAGAGGTTACAAGATTGACGGGAAATAAGAAGACAAGATCAAAGGTTTAAGCAACAGGATCAAAGAGATGATtaggaaaccctagatctagccgcttcTGTGTGTGTTGTCCAAAAATCCCCTCTTTTCGTTGTCTCCTCATCCCTTCTTATAGTGTCCTCGTCCGTGATGCCCTAATCGTGTCGTCCTTTGGGCCCTGTCGTTAAAGGCCGAGTATGCGGGCCTTGGTACTGTTCTCTATAAGCCGAGCGTATTTAGTCGGCTTAGCTGATCGGCTAAAAGTACTCTGCGGTCGAGCCGACATCTTTAGCCGCTTAAACCGACTAAACTGGTCAAGTTTGCCGGGCTAGGGCCTgttattcgatgggccttgtggagggatgtaatccatctcctacaatacCATTATGCAAATAATAAGCGGTCGACCGTAATgacaaaataactttttttgacACACTAGGTGTAACTGAACAGAGAGTGTGACGCTAGATATAAtttctgaaagaaaaaaagtcaATTATTTTAACAATCAGTGTACATATCCATATAGCATTTGCTTTTTCACATTAAATCATACACGAGTGACGAGTCTACCTTGCTTGGTTTCTCTATTGATACACAAATGTTAAAACCTGAAGCCAACGCAACTTCAAAAAGTCAGGAACACGTGGACGTATAGCAATGGCTGATCATTGCCAACTCACCGCTTATCAAGACCTCCTCAAGGTTGTTATTTCCCGCCACCATCGTTAACGCTAGTCTCAGTCGTCACTTTCGGGTTGTAACTGAAATCACGAAGAAGCTCCCTCCAATGGCCGCCACAAGCAACACCGTCGTGTTCATCGTCATACTTGCGATCaccttctcttcctcctccgaGACGCAGGCACCTTCTCCACCGGCTCTCACCTGTACGGAGGAGCTAGTTATGTTCTCTCCATGCCTTCCGTACGTCTCCGCTCCACCAAACAACATGTCAGACAGGCCGGATCCTCTTTGCTGCTCGGCTTTCTCCACATCCGCCCATTCCGGCGCCGGAAACTGTCTCTGTTATCTTCTCCGGCAACCTATGATCCTTGGGTTCCCGTTGGATAGATCACGACTGCTTTCTCTTTCCCAGATCTGTAGCGATCTTAGTTCCGACGAATCTTTCGAGTCTATCTGCTCGGCATCAGGTTGATTCCGATTCCTCTTCGAATCTAATTGAATCAATTGTCCAATCTTGGGTTTGTAATTATGCGTGATGCAGAGTCGCCGGAGCTTCCGCCGCTTCAGAGCATTCAGTTCACAGCTCCTTTTGTTTACGGTATGAGTGAATCGATTTCGGTAATAGTTTACTTGAATTCAGAGACGAGACGAGTTTCATTGATATCTGCAGGTGATACAGCTTCCGCATCTCCTCCATCGTTGGCCATTTCACGGGAAGCCGCCGGAATTTCACCAACCTCCGTTCAACCCTCACCAGTAACAGATAGCTTATCATCAACACCAGAATCCATCATAAACGGCTCCCCAAAGATCAGAAGCTTCTGGCTTCTCTCGACCATCATCATGACGCTGCCCACCTCTATCTTCACTCGCATCTGAAGCATTCCTCTTTCTTTCCTTTACAATCTGAAGTTCATTGTACACTGTTCTCCAGTTGGTGGGTGTCTCTTTAAACCCCATACTTGATCTGCTCCATATCTTTCCTTTTGGCTTTGTGAATCGAACAGAGATGATATAGACTTTTAGACATACCATTGTTCTCTCAGTAGTGTCATTGTACATTGTTTCCTTTTAGCTTCGTCAATCGTGATATAGTGGAACAAGAACATGTTTAGGTTGTTCTCTCATAAGAAAGTCATTTCAAAGTTTAACACATGTAATATAAGCTCTTCTAaagttgaaaataaaataaaaaagctaatGCCAGCTTAGTAGAAAACACAACATAACAGACTTAGACAGAA
This Brassica napus cultivar Da-Ae chromosome C6, Da-Ae, whole genome shotgun sequence DNA region includes the following protein-coding sequences:
- the LOC106404057 gene encoding uncharacterized protein LOC106404057, with translation MVQNNSTLGAPGGEPTPTPEAAPPITTDFMSSIMARLAHQDEVQKTNNDQLAALVAALTAPDGQTSRPQQIRRRLFNTNPTATGGEHLSDDSEPNETLLADHPPVGSDMATIRELAELKLSFQQMSEKIHQVTSAAPQIESVLAATSRTPFTSALTSVQLRKIEKLRLPEYKPGGDPVEHMTAFNIAMARARLPEEERDAGYCQLFVETLHEQALTWFSQLEENSIESFRDLSAAFLKTYIMFTKRSATASSLWNLNQTKDQSLRDYMEKFKTVVSRIDIPDGIAVDALRNTLWVRSKFREDLYQNPTTSLQDAIARSDNFIRMEEDTNAILSKMNAPKAPAAKNANTRQEPRQHAPTDKKGRKDGYMYVVNENNVPVSTLVVRGEGWNKWVREKNSPDEPVDTVCTTQPTAEAGSAAGPFRTVDLTKHCKYHDFKGHDTTECKSL
- the LOC106406477 gene encoding non-specific lipid transfer protein GPI-anchored 25-like, producing the protein MAATSNTVVFIVILAITFSSSSETQAPSPPALTCTEELVMFSPCLPYVSAPPNNMSDRPDPLCCSAFSTSAHSGAGNCLCYLLRQPMILGFPLDRSRLLSLSQICSDLSSDESFESICSASESPELPPLQSIQFTAPFVYGDTASASPPSLAISREAAGISPTSVQPSPVTDSLSSTPESIINGSPKIRSFWLLSTIIMTLPTSIFTRI